A window from Drosophila nasuta strain 15112-1781.00 chromosome 3, ASM2355853v1, whole genome shotgun sequence encodes these proteins:
- the LOC132788707 gene encoding chromosomal serine/threonine-protein kinase JIL-1 produces the protein MSRLQKQQPQQQLQRNQCEIVSSSSNKNTKSRRKPPLPAAPPPREDIEKMMEHINGHATTNGNGSGKTSTKRRRQSDDESQQRQRQQQQQQQQHLTNGISSSNNSKHVKLTEASSTAISSSPSSASSSSTGQQQRHNNNSKTVNYNNNNNNSKKTNNNVRPYHNNNTKKKQSSNTNPETTTTKSTTVEYSYRNNISTIPTPPSPASPASPTNEPIASPEVVCISDADSEEENDECAEYYDQETEEDSDLEIHESTAPAPATVTASAASSSSSTLRHPNNKNNNNAAAAAAAAAAAAAAAEAAAAANNTSPSTYTFPTSNTNPLDLENEAHQRDLENVTDLRSYVKLYSDEQVSLNDFKIIRVLGTGAYGRVFLVRKLTRHDAGKLYAMKVLNKITVVQKRKTAEHTKTERVVLEAVQRSPFLVGLHYAFQSSSKLYLVLDYASGGELFMHIYHAEYFEEARVRVYIAEVVLALEQLHQLGIIYRDIKLENILLDADGHIVLSDFGLSKILTAEYDYRAHSFCGTLEYMAPEIIRTGPPGHDSAVDWWSVGVLTFELLTGASPFATSDGQSQQSEISRRIQKEQPLIPSSFSPQARDFVIKMLEKNPKRRLGGNHRDASEIKDHPFFNGINWQELRSKRRKAPYKPTLTAEDDVQNFSSEFTDQTPEDPECDAPPARIQLFRGYTYVAPEHLEQMRRDNHCQIEYCNPDLQNIPCRPDDFTLGSRHTRGANGTCYFVIDVEIVFMAKVIPLSKFRISEVDALTSCALDKHGHERIVNYYGAFRDKCEVWIITECLCGEELAVHLQAKKLDEDVCREIFVQLVEAIQYVHSKHFIHGDLKPENIMFVSRDRMDVRLVDFGNACYNSKFQSWRDKPRYTLDYAPPELLKDPNVVTYSPAVDIYGLGATLYMMLVGHAPYRMYRGDNDHNPEAHHKLRKRMEKETFNQTSHRWLNASPQFKQLVSWCLQKDPANRPQLSDILDSEWMQQQQPTSDPDVDIVPLPEQVVVDLSEDTMEQPAIELPAKLVTATDEQQLPHHHEDDDLVVQEVFDPDFAELTDCLGFDENAPPLRLPDEYYVELPPPPQPQFEGEAFVAEPPTQMLPPATVPPLRIDGEQRPRTRQQRRTELRQTAGTPPEPEDTKAGLYLLMQQLAPTVEAELQQHRQPRRAKSPRRAKSPRPLDDLQGFKKVKGNLRKTRASWRHFCLLLNGVQQVLKQRFKKQRRVYCAPTIKTELLDEAYEKPLIFPRPRPPAKRKAKQPKVARAPTRVQPERARALRQRYVFD, from the exons ATGAGTCGTCTACAgaagcaacagccacaacaacaactccagcGCAATCAGTGCGAAATCGttagtagcagcagcaataaaaacacGAAAAGCAGACGTAAACCTCCGCTGCCAGCAGCGCCGCCTCCGCGAGAGGATATTGAAAAAATGATGGAACACATCAATGGACACGCGACAACGAATGGTAATGGAAGTGGGAAAACGTCGACAAAGCGTCGGCGGCAAAGCGACGATGAAtcgcaacaacgacaacgacaacaacaacaacagcagcagcagcacttgaCCAAtggcatcagcagcagcaacaacagcaagcatGTCAAGTTGACGGAAGCATCGTCGACTGCCATCTCGAGTTCCCCCAGCTCAGCGTCAAGCTCATCGActgggcaacaacaacgtcacaacaataacagcaaaactgttaactacaataataacaacaataacagcaagaAGACCAACAACAATGTGCGCCCATATCACAATAACAAcacgaagaagaagcaaagcTCTAATACAAAtccagaaacaacaacaacaaaaagcacaaCTGTGGAATACAGTTACCGCAATAACATATCCACCATACCAACACCCCCCTCGCCAGCCTCGCCAGCGTCACCGACAAATGAACCAATCGCATCGCCGGAAGTCGTTTGCATTTCGGATGCGGACAGCGAGGAGGAGAACGATGAATGTGCCGAATATTATGACCAAGAAACGGAGGAGGACAGCGACTTGGAGATCCATGAGTCAACAGCACCCGCCCCCGCCACAGTCACCGCCTCAGctgcgagcagcagcagcagcactttaAGGCATcccaataataaaaacaacaacaatgcagcggccgcagcagccgcggcagcagcagcggcggcggcagcagaggcagcagcagctgccaacaACACATCACCATCCACATACACGTTTCCCACAAGCAACACCAATCCACTGGATCTCGAAAACGAGGCGCATCAGCGGGATTTAGAGAACGTGACGGACTTGCGTTCCTATG TCAAACTGTACAGCGATGAGCAAGTGAGCTtgaatgattttaaaataattcgcGTGCTTGGCACGGGCG CTTATGGACGCGTGTTTTTGGTACGAAAGTTGACCAGGCACGATGCTGGAAAATTGTATGCGATGAAAGTGCTCAATAAGATCACCGTAGTGCAAAAGCGCAAAACGGCTGAGCATACAAAAACGGAACGTGTG GTGCTGGAGGCTGTGCAGCGTAGTCCGTTCCTGGTCGGCTTGCATTACGCATTTCAGTCATCGTCAAAGCTGTATTTAGTGCTGG ACTACGCCAGTGGTGGAGAgctttttatgcatatttatcaTGCCGAATATTTCGAGGAAGCTCGCGTTCGCGTCTACATAGCCGAAGTAGTTTTGGCACTGGAGCAGTTGCATCAGCTGGGCATTATCTATCGCGACATTAAGCTGGAGAACATTCTGCTCGATGCCGACGGTCACATTGTGCTCTCCGACTTCGGTCTGTCCAAGATACTCACGGCGGAGTACGACTATCGTGCGCACAGCTTCTGTGGCACCTTGGAGTACATGGCGCCGGAGATTATACGCACTGGGCCGCCAGGACACGACAGTGCCGTCGACTGGTGGTCGGTGGGAGTGCTGACGTTTGAGCTACTCACCGGTGCCTCACCATTTGCCACCTCGGATGGGCAAAGTCAACAATCGGAGATCTCGAGACGCATACAAAAGGAGCAGCCGCTGATCCCATCATCATTCAGTCCTCAGGCACGCGACTTTGTCATCAAGATGCTCGAGAAGAATCCCAAGCGTCGGCTGGGTGGCAATCATCGTGATGCTAGCGAAATTAAGGATCATCCATTCTTTAACGGCATCAATTGGCAGGAGTTGCGCAGCAAACGTCGAAAGGCGCCGTACAAACCAACCCTTACTGCCGAGGACGATGTTCAAAACTTTAGCAGCGAATTCACAGATCAGACGCCTGAGGATCCCGAGTGTGATGCGCCCCCTGCACGCATCCAATTGTTCCGTGGTTACACCTATGTGGCGCCCGAGCATTTGGAGCAAATGCGTCGCGACAATCATTGTCAGATCGAGTACTGCAATCCGGATCTGCAG aatATTCCCTGTCGACCCGATGATTTTACGCTTGGTTCTCGCCATACGCGTGGTGCCAATGGCACATGTTATTTTGTGATTGACGTGGAGATTGTGTTTATGGCCAAGGTGATACCGCTGTCCAAGTTCCGCATCTCCGAGGTGGATGCGCTCACCTCGTGTGCGTTGGACAAGCACGGTCATGAGCGCATAGTCAACTATTATGGCGCGTTCCGGGACAAGTGCGAGGTGTGGATCATCACAGAGTGTTTGTGTGGCGAGGAGTTGGCCGTCCATTTGCAGGCAAAGAAGCTCGATGAGGACGTGTGCCGCGAGATCTTTGTGCAACTGGTCGAAGCGATACAGTATGTGCACTCCAAGCATTTCATTCACGGAGACCTCAAGCCCGAGAACATTATGTTTGTAAGTCGCGATCGCATGGACGTTAGGCTGGTCGACTTTGGCAACGCATG CTACAACAGCAAGTTCCAGAGCTGGCGCGACAAGCCGCGCTACACTTTGGACTATGCGCCGCCAGAGCTGCTCAAGGATCCCAATGTGGTCACCTATTCGCCGGCCGTGGACATTTATGGCCTGGGTGCCACGCTCTACATGATGCTGGTGGGTCATGCGCCATATCGCATGTACCGCGGCGACAATGATCACAATCCCGAGGCACATCACAAGCTGCGCAAGCGCATGGAGAAGGAGACCTTCAATCAGACCTCGCATCGTTGGCTCAACGCAAGTCCGCAGTTCAAGCAATTGGTCAGCTGGTGCCTGCAGAAGGATCCAGCGAATAGGCCGCAGTTGAGCGACATACTCGACAGCGAGTggatgcaacaacagcagccgacCAGCGATCCCGATGTGGACATTGTGCCACTGCCCGAGCAAGTGGTTGTCGATCTCAGCGAGGACACCATGGAGCAGCCCGCAATCGAGTTGCCAGCCAAGTTAGTCACCGCGACAGACGAACAACAACTGCCACATCACCACGAGGATGATGATTTGGTTGTGCAGGAGGTGTTTGATCCCGATTTTGCGGAACTCACCGATTGCCTGGGCTTCGATGAGAATGCGCCACCATTGCGACTGCCTGACGAGTACTACGTAGAACTGCCGCCGCCACCTCAGCCGCAGTTTGAAGGCGAGGCATTTGTCGCCGAGCCGCCAACGCAAATGTTGCCACCAGCAACTGTGCCGCCGCTGCGCATTGACGGGGAGCAACGTCCACGGACGCGACAACAACGTCGCACCGAACTGCGTCAAACGGCGGGCACGCCGCCAGAGCCAGAGGACACCAAGGCCGGGCTGTATCTGCTGATGCAACAGCTGGCACCGACGGTGGAGGCGGaactgcagcagcatcgaCAACCGAGGAGAGCCAAGTCACCGAGGAGAGCCAAGTCACCGCGGCCGCTGGATGATCTGCAGGGCTTCAAAAAGGTGAAGGGCAACCTGCGCAAGACGCGCGCCAGCTGGCGGCACTTTTGTCTACTGCTCAATGGTGTGCAACAGGTGCTGAAGCAGCGTTTCAAGAAGCAACGACGCGTCTACTGTGCGCCCACCATCAAAACCGAACTCCTGGACGAGGCCTACGAGAAGCCACTGATATTTCCACGACCACGACCGCCGGCCAAGCGCAAGGCGAAGCAGCCGAAAGTGGCAAGGGCGCCAACACGTGTCCAGCCGGAAAGAGCGCGTGCGCTGCGACAGCGTTATGTATTTGACTGA